Proteins co-encoded in one Malus sylvestris chromosome 7, drMalSylv7.2, whole genome shotgun sequence genomic window:
- the LOC126628103 gene encoding DNA replication complex GINS protein PSF2-like isoform X1, translating into MAGQTDPSLSVFSGEEVEFMAEDEMVEIVPNMRMDPLNMLCGDFGPFYPQMATQVPLWLAIAMKKRGKCTIRPPEWMSIENLTRILEAERDSQAAFQVLPFHYVEISSLLFEYAPGDIPDMYMVRSLINDIKDVRFHKVESSLESFEEAHSSAVMVKDLSAMEVNLVRPFVGRALQAFYKHGSPELVPNPDGMSTRRPQATDNIPRRPLRRR; encoded by the exons ATGGCCGGCCAAACCGATCCCAGCCTGTCTGTCTTTTCCGGCGAAGAG GTCGAGTTTATGGCCGAAGATGAAATGGTGGAGATTGTCCCCAATATGCGAATGGACCCTCTCAACATGCTTTGT GGAGATTTCGGTCCATTCTACCCACAAATGGCAACCCAAGTACCGTTGTGGCTGGCAATTGCTATGAAGAAGAGAGGGAAATGTACAATTCGGCCCCCAGAGTGGATGTCTATCG AAAACTTGACTCGGATTTTGGAAGCAGAGCGTGATTCGCAGGCAGCATTTCAAGTTCTACCTTTCCATTATGTTGAAATCTCTAGCCTTCTTTTTGAATA TGCACCTGGTGACATTCCTGACATGTATATG GTGAGGTCTCTTATCAACGACATAAAGGATGTAAGGTTTCATAAGGTTGAGAGTAGCTTAGAATCATTCGAGGAAGCTCACTCTTCTGCAGTGATG GTGAAGGATCTATCTGCCATGGAAGTGAATTTAGTTCGCCCATTTGTTGGAAGAGCCTTACAGGCATTTTATAAGCATGGCAGTCCAGAGCTGGTTCCAAATCCAGATGGAATGTCCACCAGACGGCCACAAGCGACTGACAATATACCAAGA cgCCCTCTGCGGAGACGGTAA
- the LOC126628103 gene encoding DNA replication complex GINS protein PSF2-like isoform X2, with the protein MAGQTDPSLSVFSGEEVEFMAEDEMVEIVPNMRMDPLNMLCGDFGPFYPQMATQVPLWLAIAMKKRGKCTIRPPEWMSIERDSQAAFQVLPFHYVEISSLLFEYAPGDIPDMYMVRSLINDIKDVRFHKVESSLESFEEAHSSAVMVKDLSAMEVNLVRPFVGRALQAFYKHGSPELVPNPDGMSTRRPQATDNIPRRPLRRR; encoded by the exons ATGGCCGGCCAAACCGATCCCAGCCTGTCTGTCTTTTCCGGCGAAGAG GTCGAGTTTATGGCCGAAGATGAAATGGTGGAGATTGTCCCCAATATGCGAATGGACCCTCTCAACATGCTTTGT GGAGATTTCGGTCCATTCTACCCACAAATGGCAACCCAAGTACCGTTGTGGCTGGCAATTGCTATGAAGAAGAGAGGGAAATGTACAATTCGGCCCCCAGAGTGGATGTCTATCG AGCGTGATTCGCAGGCAGCATTTCAAGTTCTACCTTTCCATTATGTTGAAATCTCTAGCCTTCTTTTTGAATA TGCACCTGGTGACATTCCTGACATGTATATG GTGAGGTCTCTTATCAACGACATAAAGGATGTAAGGTTTCATAAGGTTGAGAGTAGCTTAGAATCATTCGAGGAAGCTCACTCTTCTGCAGTGATG GTGAAGGATCTATCTGCCATGGAAGTGAATTTAGTTCGCCCATTTGTTGGAAGAGCCTTACAGGCATTTTATAAGCATGGCAGTCCAGAGCTGGTTCCAAATCCAGATGGAATGTCCACCAGACGGCCACAAGCGACTGACAATATACCAAGA cgCCCTCTGCGGAGACGGTAA